One region of Alosa alosa isolate M-15738 ecotype Scorff River chromosome 1, AALO_Geno_1.1, whole genome shotgun sequence genomic DNA includes:
- the LOC125302454 gene encoding uncharacterized protein LOC125302454 gives MERPKKKICNNGAKSQTLPAIPPFPFPPSTPETVPDLRQDERELRLFQMLEEIKGQVRQNSLLLQAILRRESVTEVSSFPDFEFLLQNINDIKKMEDWLSDKETRRSLGKHLMSLGGTTTKDIIYRIMRETISNDLAKKFNWMGRGQKSPFSVLNLAKVIIDAAKKQGATLMEAEEKIKTWLKYSGDRNGGRKRRSEKERQTHPPSHSPSDISSESEVSEISDIEQN, from the exons ATGgaaagaccaaaaaaaaaaatctgcaatAATGGAGCCAAAAGCCAGACCTTGCCAGCCATACCACCATTTCCATTTCCACCATCAACACCAGAGACAGTCCCAGATCTAAGACAAGATG AAAGAGAACTCCGACTCTTTCAGATGCTAGAGGAGATAAAAGGCCAAGTCAGACAAAATTCTCTTCTGCTTCAGGCAATtttgagaagagagagtgtcACTGAAGTCAGCAGTTTTCCAGATTTTGAGTTTCTTCTACAAAATAttaatgatataaaaaaaatggaggacTGGCTTTCTGACAAAGAAACACGGCGCTCTCTG GGAAAACATCTCATGAGTTTGGGTGGGACAACAACAAAAGATATAATCTACAGGATCATGCGTGAAACAATCAGCAATGATTTAGCGAAAAAGTTTAACTGGATGGGCAGGGGGCAGAAAAGTCCTTTCTCTGTGTTGAACCTGGCAAAGGTCATcatag ATGCTGCCAAAAAACAAGGGGCCACCTTAATGGAGGCAgaagaaaagataaaaacatgGCTGAAATACAGCGGTGACCGAAATGGAGGAAGAAAAAGGAGATCAGAAAAGG AGAGGCAGACGCATCCCCCATCACATTCTCCATCTGACATCAGCAGCGAATCCGAGGTGTCTGAAATATCTGACATT GAGCAGAACTGA
- the glb1 gene encoding beta-galactosidase isoform X2: protein MFSIDYKHDCFRKDGEVFRYISGSIHYNRIPRVYWKDRLLKMYMAGLNAIQTYIPWNFHELDPELYDFSGDRDVTHFLQLAQDLGLLVILRPGPYICGEWDMGGLPAWLLKNKDIVLRSSDPDYIAAVDKWMGKLLPLIRPFLYQNGGPVITVQVENEYGSYFACDYNYLRHLTSLFRSHLGNEVVLFTTDGAGVSYLKCGAIEGLYATVDFGPGSNVTAAFSAQRYAEPHGPLVNSEFYTGWLDHWGEHHSVVSTAAIVKSLNEMLSFGANVNMYMFIGGTNFGYWNGANTKYAPQPTSYDYDAPLTEAGDLTDKYFAIQDVIRMYRKIPEGSPPPSTPKYAYGSVKMSLLTTVSKAADTLSFNGPVKATYPLTFIQLNQKFGYVLYRTTLPIDCSKPTPLSSPMNGVHDRAYVSVNGVASGILERNKVITTNITGKAGDQLDVLVENMGRINYGKEINDFKGLVSNLTLGTQDLRNWEVFSLRIDEAISDGLLWEGDIGEKSPSPPLWSSAGLFPPAFYIGSFVIPDGIPDLPQDSYIQFPGWKKGQVWVNGFNLGRYWPDRGPQITLFVPANILSTSAPNNITMLELEAAPCMSGPCTVKFTTMPVLNATVTSTTDQSRQLFHKQDLL, encoded by the exons ATGTTCAGCATTGACTACAAACATGACTGCTTCCGTAAGGATGGGGAGGTTTTCCGCTACATATCAGGAAGCATCCATTACAACCGGATTCCTAGAGTTTACTGGAAAGACCGACTACTCAAGATGTACATGGCAGGACTGAATGCTATCCAAAC GTATATACCGTGGAACTTTCATGAGCTGGATCCTGAACTCTATGATTTCAGTGGAGACCGTGATGTCACACACTTCCTTCAGCTGGCCCAGGATCTTGGGCTTTTAGTCATCCTTCGCCCTGGTCCCTATATATGTGGCGAGTGGGATATG GGTGGTCTTCCAGCTTGGTTACTCAAAAACAAGGACATTGTCCTCCGTTCTTCCGATCCAG ACTACATTGCTGCTGTTGACAAGTGGATGGGAAAACTTCTTCCATTGATAAGACCTTTCTTGTATCAGAATGGTGGGCCAGTCATAACTGTTCAA GTTGAGAACGAGTATGGGAGCTATTTTGCCTGTGACTACAATTACCTCCGTCACCTGACTTCACTGTTCCGTTCCCACCTGGGCAATGAGGTTGTGCTTTTCACCACTGATGGGGCAGGTGTGTCCTACCTGAAATGTGGCGCTATTGAAGGTCTCTATGCCACTGTTGATTTTGGGCCAG GCTCCAATGTTACAGCTGCTTTCTCTGCTCAGAGATATGCTGAACCACATGGGCCTTTG GTGAACTCTGAGTTCTACACGGGCTGGTTGGATCACTGGGGAGAGCACCATTCTGTAGTTTCTACTGCTGCCATTGTCAAGTCTCTGAATGAGATGTTAAGCTTTGGAGCCAATGTGAACAT GTATATGTTTATTGGAGGGACAAATTTTGGTTATTGGAATG GAGCCAATACAAAATATGCACCACAGCCTACAAGTTATGATTATGATGCACCCCTGACAGAAGCTGGAGACCTTACAGACAAGTATTTTGCCATTCAGGATGTCATCAGAATG TACAGGAAAATACCAGAGGGCTCCCCACCGCCTTCAACACCTAAGTACGCATATGGGTCTGTGAAAATGAGTCTT CTTACTACAGTCTCCAAGGCAGCCGATACATTGTCTTTCAATGGCCCTGTTAAAGCAACATATCCTCTCACCTTTATTCAATTAAACCAG AAATTTGGGTATGTTCTATACAGGACCACTCTACCCATTGATTGTTCCAAACCTACTCCTCTGTCCTCACCAATGAATGGAGTGCATGATCGAGCCTATGTGTCTGTCAATGGG GTTGCAAGTGGAATCCTAGAAAGGAACAAAGTCATAACTACAAACATTACTGGAAAAGCTGGAGACCAGTTGGATGTACTAGTTGAGAACATGGGTCGCATAAACTATGGGAAGGAAATCAATGACTTCAAG GGTCTGGTCTCCAACCTCACCCTGGGCACACAGGATCTCCGTAACTGGGAAGTGTTCAGTCTGAGAATTGACGAGGCCATCAGTGACGGCCTCCTGTGGGAGGGAGACATTGGAGAGAAGAGCCCCTCGCCTCCCTTATGGTCCTCTGCTGGTCTTTTCCCTCCAGCCTTTTACATTGGCAGCTTTGTTATCCCTGATGGAATTCCAGATCTGCCTCAGGACTCCTACATCCAGTTTCCTGGATGGAAAAAG GGCCAAGTTTGGGTCAATGGGTTCAATCTTGGTCGGTACTGGCCAGATCGAGGACCTCAGATAACATTGTTCGTTCCAGCTAACATCCTCAGCACATCTGCACCAAACAACATTACCATGCTGGAATTGGAGGCTGCTCCATGTATGTCTGGGCCTTGTACAGTAAAGTTCACCACCATGCCTGTTTTAAATGCCACAGTGACCTCCACGACAGACCAATCACGGCAGTTGTTTCATAAACAAGATCTGTTGTGA
- the glb1 gene encoding beta-galactosidase isoform X1 — protein MRLNMALGKRDAFLFYFVYILQITAASPRMFSIDYKHDCFRKDGEVFRYISGSIHYNRIPRVYWKDRLLKMYMAGLNAIQTYIPWNFHELDPELYDFSGDRDVTHFLQLAQDLGLLVILRPGPYICGEWDMGGLPAWLLKNKDIVLRSSDPDYIAAVDKWMGKLLPLIRPFLYQNGGPVITVQVENEYGSYFACDYNYLRHLTSLFRSHLGNEVVLFTTDGAGVSYLKCGAIEGLYATVDFGPGSNVTAAFSAQRYAEPHGPLVNSEFYTGWLDHWGEHHSVVSTAAIVKSLNEMLSFGANVNMYMFIGGTNFGYWNGANTKYAPQPTSYDYDAPLTEAGDLTDKYFAIQDVIRMYRKIPEGSPPPSTPKYAYGSVKMSLLTTVSKAADTLSFNGPVKATYPLTFIQLNQKFGYVLYRTTLPIDCSKPTPLSSPMNGVHDRAYVSVNGVASGILERNKVITTNITGKAGDQLDVLVENMGRINYGKEINDFKGLVSNLTLGTQDLRNWEVFSLRIDEAISDGLLWEGDIGEKSPSPPLWSSAGLFPPAFYIGSFVIPDGIPDLPQDSYIQFPGWKKGQVWVNGFNLGRYWPDRGPQITLFVPANILSTSAPNNITMLELEAAPCMSGPCTVKFTTMPVLNATVTSTTDQSRQLFHKQDLL, from the exons ATGCGGCTCAACATGGCATTGGGAAAGAGAGATGCTTTTCTGTTTTACTTTGTTTATATTTTGCAAATAACA GCAGCCTCACCTCGCATGTTCAGCATTGACTACAAACATGACTGCTTCCGTAAGGATGGGGAGGTTTTCCGCTACATATCAGGAAGCATCCATTACAACCGGATTCCTAGAGTTTACTGGAAAGACCGACTACTCAAGATGTACATGGCAGGACTGAATGCTATCCAAAC GTATATACCGTGGAACTTTCATGAGCTGGATCCTGAACTCTATGATTTCAGTGGAGACCGTGATGTCACACACTTCCTTCAGCTGGCCCAGGATCTTGGGCTTTTAGTCATCCTTCGCCCTGGTCCCTATATATGTGGCGAGTGGGATATG GGTGGTCTTCCAGCTTGGTTACTCAAAAACAAGGACATTGTCCTCCGTTCTTCCGATCCAG ACTACATTGCTGCTGTTGACAAGTGGATGGGAAAACTTCTTCCATTGATAAGACCTTTCTTGTATCAGAATGGTGGGCCAGTCATAACTGTTCAA GTTGAGAACGAGTATGGGAGCTATTTTGCCTGTGACTACAATTACCTCCGTCACCTGACTTCACTGTTCCGTTCCCACCTGGGCAATGAGGTTGTGCTTTTCACCACTGATGGGGCAGGTGTGTCCTACCTGAAATGTGGCGCTATTGAAGGTCTCTATGCCACTGTTGATTTTGGGCCAG GCTCCAATGTTACAGCTGCTTTCTCTGCTCAGAGATATGCTGAACCACATGGGCCTTTG GTGAACTCTGAGTTCTACACGGGCTGGTTGGATCACTGGGGAGAGCACCATTCTGTAGTTTCTACTGCTGCCATTGTCAAGTCTCTGAATGAGATGTTAAGCTTTGGAGCCAATGTGAACAT GTATATGTTTATTGGAGGGACAAATTTTGGTTATTGGAATG GAGCCAATACAAAATATGCACCACAGCCTACAAGTTATGATTATGATGCACCCCTGACAGAAGCTGGAGACCTTACAGACAAGTATTTTGCCATTCAGGATGTCATCAGAATG TACAGGAAAATACCAGAGGGCTCCCCACCGCCTTCAACACCTAAGTACGCATATGGGTCTGTGAAAATGAGTCTT CTTACTACAGTCTCCAAGGCAGCCGATACATTGTCTTTCAATGGCCCTGTTAAAGCAACATATCCTCTCACCTTTATTCAATTAAACCAG AAATTTGGGTATGTTCTATACAGGACCACTCTACCCATTGATTGTTCCAAACCTACTCCTCTGTCCTCACCAATGAATGGAGTGCATGATCGAGCCTATGTGTCTGTCAATGGG GTTGCAAGTGGAATCCTAGAAAGGAACAAAGTCATAACTACAAACATTACTGGAAAAGCTGGAGACCAGTTGGATGTACTAGTTGAGAACATGGGTCGCATAAACTATGGGAAGGAAATCAATGACTTCAAG GGTCTGGTCTCCAACCTCACCCTGGGCACACAGGATCTCCGTAACTGGGAAGTGTTCAGTCTGAGAATTGACGAGGCCATCAGTGACGGCCTCCTGTGGGAGGGAGACATTGGAGAGAAGAGCCCCTCGCCTCCCTTATGGTCCTCTGCTGGTCTTTTCCCTCCAGCCTTTTACATTGGCAGCTTTGTTATCCCTGATGGAATTCCAGATCTGCCTCAGGACTCCTACATCCAGTTTCCTGGATGGAAAAAG GGCCAAGTTTGGGTCAATGGGTTCAATCTTGGTCGGTACTGGCCAGATCGAGGACCTCAGATAACATTGTTCGTTCCAGCTAACATCCTCAGCACATCTGCACCAAACAACATTACCATGCTGGAATTGGAGGCTGCTCCATGTATGTCTGGGCCTTGTACAGTAAAGTTCACCACCATGCCTGTTTTAAATGCCACAGTGACCTCCACGACAGACCAATCACGGCAGTTGTTTCATAAACAAGATCTGTTGTGA